One Nodosilinea sp. FACHB-141 genomic window carries:
- a CDS encoding NADH-quinone oxidoreductase subunit M, producing MLTPLLLIPLLGAIAISLWPGLPSQQARNGALIASGAALLWTLYLFTQFDLAFGGFQFHEFLPWLPALGLNYELSLDGLSLLMVALNSLITWIAIWSSNPQIERPRLFYSLMLLVSSGVAGAFVAQNLMLFFLLYEIELVPLYLLIAIWGGEKKAYAATKFLLYTALSGALMLAGFLGTVWLSGAKDFTYYAVMGHDLPMVWQGVLLGLLLVAFGIKIPLVPFHTWLPDTYVSASTPVAMMLGGVLAKLGTYGLFRFGLGLFPDAWAQFSPYLAGWAAVSVLYGAVTAIAQKDIKRMVAYSSIGHMGYVLLGGAAMTDLALTGAVSQMVSHGIILAILFHLVGVIETKVGTRELDVLNGLMNPVRGLPMVSALLVLGGMASAGIPGLVGFVTEFLVFQGSYAAYPVQTLLGVIGTGLTAVYFVILLNRTCFGRLDNAIAYFPKVTFSEKLPAYILAGLILFLGIQPNWLVKWGEPTASLMVSNIPIFTTEVVADEVIQELEVQPDGAIALPIATLPTLP from the coding sequence ATGCTCACTCCCCTCCTCCTAATCCCTCTCCTCGGGGCGATCGCCATTTCCCTTTGGCCAGGCCTCCCCAGCCAACAGGCCCGCAACGGTGCCCTAATTGCCTCCGGGGCCGCCCTGCTGTGGACTCTTTATCTATTCACTCAGTTTGATCTAGCCTTTGGCGGCTTTCAGTTCCACGAATTTTTGCCCTGGCTGCCTGCCCTAGGGCTCAACTACGAACTCAGTCTGGACGGCCTCTCGCTGCTGATGGTGGCGCTGAACAGCCTGATCACCTGGATCGCGATTTGGAGCAGTAACCCACAAATTGAGCGACCTCGGCTCTTTTACAGTCTGATGCTGCTGGTGAGCAGCGGTGTGGCAGGAGCCTTTGTGGCTCAAAACCTGATGCTGTTCTTCTTGCTCTACGAGATTGAACTGGTGCCCCTGTATCTGCTGATTGCTATCTGGGGCGGCGAGAAGAAAGCCTATGCGGCTACCAAGTTTTTGCTCTACACGGCGCTGTCTGGCGCGCTGATGCTGGCCGGGTTCCTCGGTACCGTCTGGCTCAGCGGCGCTAAAGACTTTACCTACTACGCGGTGATGGGCCACGACCTGCCGATGGTGTGGCAGGGAGTGCTGCTAGGGCTGCTGCTGGTGGCCTTTGGCATCAAAATTCCCCTGGTGCCGTTTCACACCTGGCTGCCCGATACCTATGTGTCGGCCTCGACCCCGGTGGCGATGATGCTGGGCGGGGTGCTGGCTAAGCTGGGTACCTACGGTCTATTTCGCTTTGGTCTGGGGCTGTTCCCCGATGCCTGGGCGCAGTTTTCGCCCTACCTGGCGGGGTGGGCAGCGGTGAGCGTGCTCTATGGAGCGGTGACGGCGATCGCCCAAAAAGACATCAAGCGCATGGTGGCCTATAGTTCGATTGGCCACATGGGCTACGTGCTGCTGGGCGGCGCGGCGATGACCGACTTGGCACTGACCGGGGCGGTGAGCCAAATGGTTTCCCACGGCATTATTCTGGCCATTCTGTTTCACCTGGTCGGGGTGATTGAGACCAAAGTCGGCACCCGCGAACTGGACGTGCTGAACGGGCTAATGAACCCGGTGCGAGGGCTGCCCATGGTCAGCGCGCTGCTGGTGCTGGGGGGCATGGCCAGCGCCGGTATCCCCGGACTGGTGGGGTTCGTGACGGAGTTTCTGGTGTTTCAGGGCAGCTATGCCGCCTACCCGGTGCAGACCCTGCTGGGGGTGATTGGCACGGGCCTGACGGCGGTCTACTTCGTGATTCTGCTCAACCGCACCTGCTTTGGGCGGCTAGACAATGCGATCGCCTATTTCCCCAAGGTCACCTTTTCTGAAAAACTGCCCGCCTATATTCTCGCTGGGCTCATTCTGTTCCTCGGTATTCAGCCCAACTGGCTGGTGAAGTGGGGCGAACCGACCGCCAGCC
- a CDS encoding NAD(P)H-quinone oxidoreductase subunit F, producing MTPIIAQTSWLIPLYPLMGALLTIPWSPAFIRSTGPRPAGYINVVMTALALVHSLLAFLALWGKSSPQFFFASWLDVAGLNLAIPLEASLITLGACVLITTLNLLSQIYAVGYLEMDWGWGRFFAMMALFEAGMCALVLCNSLLFAYMLLEILTLGTYLLVGFWYNQSLVVTGARDAFLTKRVGDLVLLMAVLAIYPLAHTWDFRELAAWAQTANVDPGLITLIGIGLIAGPMSKCAQFPLHLWLDEAMEGPLPSTILRNSVVVTTGIWVLVELEPVIALSSTASAFAIAVGAVTAIGATLISAAQIDIKRVLSYLSSAYMGLMFIALGAHQPGAALLLALIYALGMAALVMGAGSIIINITTQDLTQMGGLWGRRPVTAIAMITGAASLVALPPLGGFWAMLSLVSGLWHSDRGLLVAIVLLVNWLMAFSLARLLGLIFAGKTQQMTMRSPEPIWFIVLPLAIVAGFALHLPLVMAQFNLLPTWAEISQDMALLLTWSSILGAAIGTLLYVNRMVEDPGKLIQKPLQNLLAYDFYTPKLYRNTFVLGVDVLSRMTDWLDRYVVDGLVNAVGLASLFSGETLKYGNTGQLQFYVLTIALGVAGLGILMNWQALSALF from the coding sequence ATGACTCCAATTATTGCCCAAACCAGCTGGCTGATTCCCCTATATCCCCTGATGGGAGCGCTGCTGACTATTCCCTGGTCACCGGCCTTTATTCGTAGCACTGGGCCGCGCCCGGCAGGGTACATCAACGTTGTGATGACGGCCCTTGCCCTGGTTCACAGCCTGCTGGCGTTCTTGGCCCTCTGGGGGAAGTCGTCACCCCAGTTTTTCTTTGCCTCTTGGCTGGATGTGGCGGGACTAAATTTGGCCATTCCCCTAGAGGCCTCGCTGATTACCCTAGGGGCCTGTGTACTGATTACCACGCTGAATCTGCTGTCGCAGATCTACGCTGTGGGCTACCTGGAGATGGACTGGGGCTGGGGACGCTTTTTCGCCATGATGGCGCTGTTTGAGGCGGGTATGTGCGCCCTGGTGCTGTGCAACTCGCTGCTGTTTGCCTACATGCTGCTGGAGATTTTGACCCTGGGCACCTATCTGCTGGTGGGCTTTTGGTACAACCAATCCTTAGTGGTGACCGGAGCCCGAGACGCGTTTCTGACAAAGCGAGTCGGTGACCTGGTGCTGCTGATGGCGGTGCTGGCCATCTATCCTCTCGCCCACACCTGGGACTTTCGGGAGCTGGCGGCCTGGGCCCAAACCGCAAATGTGGATCCTGGGTTGATCACGCTCATTGGTATTGGCCTAATTGCTGGCCCGATGAGTAAATGCGCCCAGTTCCCTCTGCACCTGTGGCTGGATGAGGCGATGGAAGGCCCGCTGCCCAGCACCATTTTGCGCAATTCGGTGGTGGTGACGACCGGCATCTGGGTGCTGGTGGAGTTGGAGCCCGTGATTGCCCTGTCGTCGACGGCCTCAGCCTTTGCCATCGCGGTCGGGGCGGTGACGGCGATCGGCGCGACGCTGATCTCTGCGGCTCAAATTGACATTAAGCGAGTGCTCTCGTACCTCAGCAGTGCCTACATGGGGCTGATGTTTATCGCTCTCGGCGCTCACCAACCCGGTGCCGCCCTGCTGCTGGCCCTGATCTATGCCCTGGGCATGGCGGCTCTGGTCATGGGCGCAGGCTCGATCATTATCAATATCACCACCCAAGACCTGACCCAAATGGGCGGCCTGTGGGGCCGCCGCCCCGTTACCGCGATCGCCATGATTACGGGTGCCGCTAGCCTGGTGGCCCTGCCTCCCCTCGGTGGGTTTTGGGCCATGCTCTCGCTGGTGTCTGGCCTCTGGCACAGCGATCGCGGTCTGCTGGTAGCGATCGTGCTGCTGGTGAACTGGCTGATGGCCTTTAGCCTGGCCCGGCTGCTGGGTCTGATATTTGCTGGCAAGACCCAGCAGATGACAATGCGATCGCCCGAGCCGATCTGGTTCATTGTGCTGCCGCTGGCGATCGTCGCTGGTTTCGCCTTGCACCTGCCGTTGGTCATGGCCCAGTTCAACCTGCTGCCCACCTGGGCTGAGATTAGCCAAGACATGGCTCTGCTGCTCACCTGGTCCAGCATTCTCGGGGCGGCGATCGGCACCCTGCTCTACGTCAACCGCATGGTTGAAGACCCAGGCAAGCTGATTCAAAAGCCCCTGCAAAACCTGCTGGCCTACGACTTTTACACCCCTAAGCTCTACCGCAACACCTTTGTGTTGGGTGTGGATGTGCTGTCGCGCATGACTGATTGGCTCGATCGCTACGTGGTTGATGGCCTAGTCAATGCCGTGGGCCTGGCCTCGCTCTTTAGCGGCGAAACCCTCAAATATGGCAACACTGGGCAGCTTCAGTTCTATGTGCTCACCATTGCCCTCGGCGTTGCCGGACTCGGGATTTTGATGAACTGGCAGGCGCTATCGGCGCTGTTTTAG